gtttcttttccctgaaagaacaatgtggcgctttggatcatcgcatgatgtactgatcgttttcttatctttccgtttcctcggtttgctactcatgtccttcaaataaaaaacctgagcgacatctttggcaaggacgaatggttcgtcaaggtaaccaagattgttgaaatccaccattgtcattccgtattgctcgtccacctttaccccacctcatgttagcttgaaccatttgcaccggaacaaagggaccttaaaggagggtccatagtcaagttcccatatctcctctatgtaaccataatatgtgaccttttgcccattctcggttgctgcatcaaagcggacaccactgttttggttggtgcttttttttatcttgggcgatggtgtaaaatgtattcccatttatctcgtacccttggaaagtcgttatagtcgaagatggtttcttggccaacatgtacagctgatctccaacatcattgtcattcattaaatgttttcgcaaccaactgccgaaagtctccatgtgggcctttctaatccaggattcagacttccccgggttgtccgagcgtaaaatattcttgtgttgctcgaagtacggagccaccaagctggaattttgcagaactgtgtggtgtgcttcagtcatagaatgaccgtccatacatatcgtggattcccttccaatcttgccttttccacttagtctcccctcgtgccgcgattgaggaataccaatcggcttaaggtcaggaacatagtcaatacagaactcaattacctcctcatttccatagcccttgacgatgcttccttctggcctagcacggttacgaacatatttctttaatactcccatgaacctctcaaaggggaacatattgtgtagaaatacaggaccgagaatggaaatctcttcgactaggtggaccaggaggtgcgtcataatatcgaagaaggatggtgggaacaccaactcgaaactgacaaggcattggaccacatcgttctgtaaccgtggtagatcttctggattgattaccttctgagagattgcattgaggaatgcacatagcttcacaatggctactcgaacattttccggtaggagccccctcaaagcaatcggaagcaattgcgtcataatcacgtggcagtcgtgagacttcaggttttggaactttttctccgccatgtttattattccttttatattcgacgagaagccagacgggaccttcatactgctcaggcattcaaaaaaaatgaccttctcttctttggtaagagcgtagctggcacgaccttgaaaccattccggatgccggtcatctgggtctttcaaaagttgctggtcctgccgtgcttcctttgtatcatttgtcttcccatacacgcccaagaagcttagcaggttcacgcaaatattcttcgtaacatgcatcacgtcgattgcagagcggacatctaggactttccaatattctagctcccaaaatatagatttcttcttccacatgggtgcgtgcccgtcaactccccgcggaactgattgtccgccaggaccctttccaaagatgactttcaaatccttgaccatatcaaatatctcagcaccagtacgttccacaggcttcggccggtgatctgccttgccgttgaaatgcttgcctttctttcttacgttatgatttcggggaagaaatcgacgatgacccaggtacacgttcttcttacaattaaccaaacgtacactttcagtctgatgtaagcagtgcgtgcatgcattgtatcccttatttgtctgtcccgaaaggttactgagagcaggccaatcgttgatggttacaaaaagcaacgctcgtaggtcaaattcctctcctttgtgctcatcccagacacgtacaccaggtctggcccacaactgtaaaagttcttcaactaatggccttaggtacacatcgatgtcgttgccgggttgcttagggccttggatgagaattggcatcataatgaacttccgcttcatgcacaaccaaggagaaaggttgtagatgcatagagtcacgagccaggtgctatggctggagctctgctcgccaaaaggattcatgccatcagtacttagaccaaatcttatgttccttgcgtcagctgcaaaatctttgaacactctgtcgatctttctccattgtgttccatcagcggggtgtctcaactccccgtcggacttacggtcctctttgtgccatcgcaacgacttggcatgctttttgttcatgaacagacgtttcaaccgtggtattataggagcataccacatcaccttggcgggaaccctcttcctgggtttctcgccctcaacatcgtcaccagggtcatcgcctctgatcttataacgcaatgcagtgcatacagggcattcattcaaattctcgtattcaccgcggtagaggatgcagtcgttaatgcatgcatgtatcttcagaacctctaaacctagagggcagacaaccttctttgcttcgtacatactggcgggcaactcgttattcttcggaaacatattcttcaacattttcagcaaattttcaaatgatgagtcacctacaccttcctgtgccttccattttagcaaatccagtgtgcagcccagctttttcagactattatcgcatcctggatacaacgactttttgtgatcctctaacatgcgatccaaattctccctctccttgtcggtttcgcagcgtctccgtgcatcagcaatggtccgaccaagatcatcagcgggctcatcatgtgcctcttcttcaccttcacctaacccttccccaccttcagcatcatcctccatgaaagtatcaccgaaatgatcatgatagttgtcatcgatatcatccccttcttcatcttcttccattctaacccctctttctccatgcttggtccaacaattatagcttggcatgaaaccgtgccgaagcaggtgcatgtgaacgtctcttgaggaggagtaacccttctgattcttacagacaacaCATGGAcaaataataaaaccttgctgcttgttcgcatttgccactacgaggaaatctttcaaacccgtagtgaactcgccggagagtcagggaccgtacatccattgccgattcatctgcattattattatataaagtatataattaaccatcatgcatttgttaaactaactagctagaaataatacaaattaaacaatgaactacacacatgcatattttatcagtgacacatgaaaggttcaagttgctaaccgcgatcgcggaggaaaaataaatgagaaagctcaagtgtggctcggacacttcatatcatgtttgtttcaggctctcgggcatttcatcaaacaccttgtgtgcataggaggaaccaaaagcaaacccaccacccccttctgaaaattgtgaagtgagctgagtgaagtgaagtgagctgagtcctatatatagggatgggcctttagtcccggttggcctggccaaccgcaactaaaggccttcggggacctttagtcgcggttggccaggccaaccgggactaaagcccctcccgtccgccagctgtcgaccgagcgcgctgggcccagatatatggtcgcgggtctcctcccgaaccgcgactaaagacccctttggtcgcggttcgattgttttggggactaatgggggcgtatggaagcctctttttctaccagtgactgTAGTATTCCTATAAGGGCAGTGAtacgcgccggcgcaccggcccaaatttgggccggtcagcCTGCAGCCGTGCGATCTGGCAGGCAGGAGCCGTCCGATCCCCCCTCCCCCACGTCATATCATCTTCTTCCTCCCTCCCCACGCTTCAGATCCATTCGGCGCGATGTGTCCCTGCCCCAGCCACCTCGTGCGTGTGCTCCGGCGAGAATAGGAAGCATCCACGTCCTCTCCCTTGCTGTCGCAGCACCCCCGTCCTCTCCCTCTCTGTCGCCGCTCGTCGCTGTCGCCGCTCATGCGCCCACAGACTCATCCCCCAGTTGAAGCTTTTTTAGCCTCTGGTTGAAGCTTTTGTTACGCCGGTTGAAGCATTTTTCCACGGGTGAAGCTTTTTCATGGGGGTTGAAGCTTTTTCCACTATGCCTGTTGAAGCTTTTTCCACCACCGGTTGTAACTTCTCCTTGGTGAGTTGAAGCTTTTTTCCATGTCAGGTTGAAGCATCGGCGCCCGTCGTCTGCCACGCATGTAGCAAAAAAGTCGCCGGTGGTAGCAAAAACAGGAtgtggttgtagcaaaaaaaggaTGTGGTTGTAACATTCCCTGTCTGCCGCTTGTAGTTTGTCGCATTGCCAGTTCTAGCATCGCTGgctgccggttgtagcaaaaagaaACTCCGGTTGTAACAAAACGGCGACACGGTGGTAGCAAAACTGTGACGCCGGTGGTGCGTTCTAGCAAAGCAAGACTTTTCAGTTGCCGGTAGTAGCTTATTTTGCAGGTGGTTGTAGCTTTTTTTGCTGCTAGTTCCAGCAAATTTTGCCGCTGGTTGCAACTCCTGTACTGGCGACAATCACCGCGCCCATCATCGTCGCAGCGCATCGAGGTTCCCCGCTCGAAGCATCCGTGTGCGATGGTTCCAGCAACAACGGGCGCCGGTTCCAGCATCCAACGCGCTTCTTCGTGATGCGCCCCGTCGCAACACCGATGCTCTGGTGGCTCCATGAATGGCACAAGGTGGTTCCAGCACAAACACATGTTGGATCCAGCAAAAAAACATGCTGGTTCCAGCATCCGCCTCTTGGGATCCATGGCGGAGTACTATATGGAGGAGAGAGGCGCAACACGAACAAAAGCTTGATCACAATCAAGTGGATTCATGGTGGGTTTCtgtgaggaagagggagggcaAGAGAACTATTGGAGAAGAtgcgaagaaagaagaagaaacgaAAAGGAACGAGTGGATGTGTCGCTCCCTTCGTGAGTGGATAAGAAAACGATTGGTGGCCCACCAGTATTCGCGAGCCAGCGCGACCGGCCCAATGTTCGGCCGGTGCGCCGATTACAAACGTTTCCCTTCCTATAATACTTAGAAACAAGTGAGCTATCAAACGAGATGTGAAATAGTTAAATCTATGAGACTTGACATACCCAAAAAATTAATAAGAGCCGAGTGGATGGAAAATTTCCTCTGGTTGTCATGAAAAAGTACAATTTTTAAAGATCCAAAATCTCCATACGTCATGTGAAAATCGCTCGAAATTCGTAGGTAATTTTCCGAATAGAGTAAGGTATTGTAAAAGTCTGCATTATTATTGATATAGCAAAAAGTGAACCCTTACACGATTTAACCCGACGACCGCAAGCCATTATGGCTAGACTCACACAGAAATCAAATCACCAAACAGCAAACCCGATAAACAAACTAAACTCTATGGAGATCGGCTTAGAAGCCGTGGACCTTGATGCACTCGGTCTTGGCGAGGCCGGCCTTGGCGAGGAAGCCGGCGACGCGCTTGCGGTGGTCGCCCTGCAGCTGGATGACGTTGCCGAGCTCCTTGTCCTCGACGACGGTGCCGTTGCAGCAGAGCTCCCGCTTGAGGTCCCGCAGCACCTTGGCGTAGTTGTAGCTGGCGCTGAGCCCCTGCACCGTGGTCAGCGTCTTCTTGCCATTGCGCTGCTGCACGCGGAGGTGCACGTAGGCGTCGTCGACCCCGGCGCCGCCCCCGGCAGCGTCGTCGGCGCGCGCGTCGGCGAACGGGTCGAACGAGGAGGGCGGGAGCGCGTCGTTGTCGGCGAACGGGTCGGGGGCGCCGCCTGCGGGCATGAACCCCTGGCCAGCTTCTGCCGGTGGCGCAACGAGGTACCTgtccttgcccttggccttgccgcTCTTCCTCGCCGGCACCGCCTTGCTGGCCGCGGCCTTCTTGTTCTTGGTCTTCTTggtgtcctcctcctcgtcggaggACGAGGCGCCGCCCGCGGCCCACCTGTCCGAcgcgaacggcggcggtggcgacACCTTGGCGCGTTGCTCCAACTCCGGCGGAGCCACGTTGGTGTTGCTCTTGATCGACGAAGGCGACGACACGGCGGCGGGTGTGGGGGCTCTGGCGCTCGAGATCGCTTGAGGCTTGGTGTTCGTTTTTCTCTGTATATGCTCCTGGTGGGAGGCCGCGGCGGGGTATTTATGGGTGGATTGGTGGAATCGATCGAGGGGGTTCGTGCGGGACACGGAAGCAGAGCcggaaaaagtccaaaataaacccTAAACTCGTAGACCCTAGCTAAATCAAACCCTCAACTCCTAATCCCGGTAATCAGCACTCTCAACTCTTCAATCCCGGTCCAAAATGAACCCTGAGCCCACTTCCAAACAGGGATTGATGAGGTGGCAG
This region of Triticum aestivum cultivar Chinese Spring chromosome 2D, IWGSC CS RefSeq v2.1, whole genome shotgun sequence genomic DNA includes:
- the LOC123050131 gene encoding protein translation factor SUI1 homolog 2-like produces the protein MPAGGAPDPFADNDALPPSSFDPFADARADDAAGGGAGVDDAYVHLRVQQRNGKKTLTTVQGLSASYNYAKVLRDLKRELCCNGTVVEDKELGNVIQLQGDHRKRVAGFLAKAGLAKTECIKVHGF